Proteins co-encoded in one Papaver somniferum cultivar HN1 chromosome 5, ASM357369v1, whole genome shotgun sequence genomic window:
- the LOC113280840 gene encoding ATPase 6, plasma membrane-type-like: protein MAGMDILCSDKTGTLSRLTVDRSLFLVFSKNIDRHTVVLLAARALRLENRDAIDTAIINMVADPKEAHGNITLVHFIPFNPVEKRTSITYIDSEGNWHRANSPYSFPPPGMIKDRSKKPPPAQKGESQDATGPAANTRKRDRSKVSSTSIQLRFSIVEIEIKQSARNTLKTLKKDCFRELQLCSLISQTDCF, encoded by the exons ATGGCTGGAATGGATATCCTCTGCAGTGATAAAACTGGAACCCTGAGTCGCCTCACTGTCGATCGAAGCCTTTTTTTG GTTTTTAGCAAAAATATAGACCGACACACTGTTGTGCTGCTTGCAGCTAGAGCCTTAAGGCTTGAAAATCGAGACGCCATCGACACGGCCATTATTAACATGGTCGCTGACCCAAAGGAG GCACACGGAAACATCACACTGGTTCATTTTATACCGTTCAATCCTGTAGAAAAGCGGACATCCATTACGTACATCGATTCCGAAGGAAACTGGCATAGGGCTAATTCACCG TATTCTTTCCCTCCTCCTGGTATGATAAAGGATCGTTCCAAGAAGCCGCCTCCCGCACAG AAGGGAGAATCTCAAGATGCAACGGGTCCTGCTGCAAATACAAGGAAGCGTGACCGTTCAAAAGTTTCTTCCACTTCTATCCAGCTTCGTTTCTCAATagtggaaattgaaataaaacAGTCCGCCAGAAACACACTTAAAACGTTGAAAAAGGACTGTTTCCGGGAGCTCCAACTTTGTAGTCTTATTTCCCAAACTGACTGTTTCTGA